One genomic window of Pempheris klunzingeri isolate RE-2024b chromosome 12, fPemKlu1.hap1, whole genome shotgun sequence includes the following:
- the LOC139210989 gene encoding isoaspartyl peptidase/L-asparaginase, whose product MSAVVVVHGGAWAIPDDLAKASVDGVKAAACEGFSVLKKGGSALDAVEAAVKVMEDNTVFNSGHGAALNSDGEVELDAIIMDGRTLASGAVSSVKNIANPVSLARAVMEKTAHSMLTSRGANLFAESIGMATVPTDALVTEYERSEWTKHKTYAAGVMEDFNSQWAHDTVGAVAVDCAGNVACATSTGGIRNKMVGRVGDSPIIGCGGYADNSSGAVSCTGHGESILKVTLARLILSRVEQGKTVAEASQMSLRYMSDRVCGAGGAIVVSPSRQWAATFTTERMAWAAVDQDVLWYGLNPKERFKEQVSQ is encoded by the exons ATGTCAGCAGTCGTAGTTGTGCACGGTGGGGCGTGGGCCATCCCTGATGACCTGGCTAAGGCCTCTGTCGACGGAGTAAAGGCTGCAGCATGTGAGGGGTTTTCGGTGCTGAAGAAAGGAGGAAGCGCCCTGGATGCCGTTGAGGCGGCTGTGAAGGTTATGGAAGACAACACGGTGTTTAATTCAG GGCACGGAGCAGCACTGAATAGTGATGGAGAAGTGGAGCTGGATGCCATTATTATGGATGGAAGGACACTTGCCAGCGGTGCGGTGTCTTCAGTGAAGAACATTGCCAACCCTGTGTCACTGGCACGGGCAGTGATGGAAAAG ACTGCCCACTCCATGTTGACGAGCAGAGGTGCAAACCTGTTTGCAGAGAGCATCGGCATGGCTACAGTTCCCACTGATGCGCTGGTGACTGAGTATGAGAGGAGTGAATGGACGAAGCACAAGACTTATGCTGCTGGTGTAATGGAAGATTTCAACTCTCAGTG GGCCCATGATACTGTTGGGGCGGTCGCTGTGGACTGTGCTGGGAATGTTGCATGTGCAACATCGACTGGAGGGATCAGAAATAAGATGGTTGGCCGAGTAGGAGACTCTCCGATAATTG GCTGTGGAGGATACGCAGACAACAGCAGTGGTGCTGTGTCTTGTACCGGTCATGGAGAGTCTATTCTGAAAGTCACACTGGCCAGACTCATCCTGTCACGTGTTGAACAAG GTAAAACAGTAGCGGAGGCTTCACAGATGTCTCTGCGCTACATGTCCGACCGTGTCTGCGGTGCAGGAGGTGCTATTGTGGTTTCTCCCTCGAGACAGTGGGCAGCCACATTCACCACAGAGCGGATGGCGTGGGCCGCAGTGGACCAGGATGTTCTGTGGTATGGATTAAACCCAAAGGAAAGGTTCAAGGAGCAGGTTTCCCAATAA